The Agrococcus carbonis genome has a window encoding:
- a CDS encoding glycoside hydrolase family 13 protein, giving the protein MTDASPQTAASATAGTTGAEWWRSAVIYQIYPRSFADASGDGVGDLPGIAARLPQVAELGVDAIWLSPFYRSPQKDAGYDVADYRDVDPLFGTLDDFDRMLEAAHGLGLRVIVDLVPNHSSDQHEWFQEALAAGPGSAARDRYIFRDGKGEGGAEPPNNWQSVFGGPAWTRVPDGQWYLHLFDTSQPDFDWNHPEVGDMFVDVLRFWLDRGVDGFRVDVAHGNAKAEGLPDIDEELVAAGSMDSPFFGQEHVHEIYRRWHDVLAEYDGDRVLCAEAWVQPLSKMARFVRPDEMHQAFNFVYLETPWDARRLRAVIDESIEAFGEVGAPPTWVLSNHDTIRHRTRLALVPPPPHGAGIGPTSVSKADATVSLRRGRAATALMLALPGSAYVYQGEELGLPEVTAIEPHQRQDPTFARTQGELWGRDGCRVPIPWEADAPAYGFSESGASWLPQPPEWAALARDAQAGVAGSTLEMYRRALALRRELGLGSGELEWLDVGPTALAFRNGPITVVANLGHDAVDVPRGEILLTSSPLDSASLAADEVVWVRTA; this is encoded by the coding sequence ATGACCGATGCATCGCCGCAGACCGCAGCCTCCGCGACCGCCGGCACGACCGGCGCCGAGTGGTGGCGCTCCGCCGTCATCTACCAGATCTACCCGCGCTCGTTCGCCGACGCATCCGGCGACGGCGTGGGCGACCTGCCCGGCATCGCCGCCCGGCTGCCGCAGGTCGCCGAGCTCGGGGTCGACGCCATCTGGCTGAGCCCCTTCTACCGTTCGCCGCAGAAGGACGCCGGCTACGACGTCGCCGACTACCGCGACGTCGACCCGCTCTTCGGCACCCTCGACGACTTCGACCGGATGCTCGAGGCGGCCCACGGGCTCGGCCTGCGGGTGATCGTCGACCTGGTGCCGAACCACTCCTCCGACCAGCACGAGTGGTTCCAGGAGGCGCTCGCCGCCGGCCCCGGCAGCGCGGCGCGCGACCGCTACATCTTCCGCGACGGGAAGGGCGAGGGCGGCGCCGAGCCGCCGAACAACTGGCAGAGCGTCTTCGGCGGGCCGGCGTGGACCCGGGTGCCCGACGGCCAGTGGTACCTGCACCTGTTCGACACCTCGCAGCCCGACTTCGACTGGAACCACCCCGAGGTCGGCGACATGTTCGTCGACGTGCTCCGGTTCTGGCTCGACCGCGGCGTCGACGGGTTCCGCGTCGACGTCGCGCACGGGAACGCCAAGGCCGAGGGCCTGCCCGACATCGACGAGGAGCTCGTCGCCGCGGGCTCGATGGACTCGCCGTTCTTCGGCCAGGAGCACGTGCACGAGATCTACCGCCGCTGGCACGACGTGCTCGCCGAGTACGACGGCGACCGCGTGCTGTGCGCCGAGGCGTGGGTGCAGCCGCTGTCGAAGATGGCGCGGTTCGTGCGGCCCGACGAGATGCACCAGGCGTTCAACTTCGTCTACCTCGAGACCCCCTGGGACGCCCGTCGGCTCCGTGCGGTCATCGACGAGTCGATCGAGGCATTCGGCGAGGTCGGCGCTCCCCCGACCTGGGTGCTGTCGAACCACGACACGATCCGCCACCGCACGCGCCTCGCGCTCGTGCCCCCGCCGCCGCACGGCGCCGGCATCGGCCCGACGTCGGTGTCGAAGGCGGACGCGACGGTGTCGCTGCGCCGCGGGCGCGCGGCGACCGCCCTCATGCTCGCGCTGCCCGGCAGCGCGTACGTCTACCAGGGCGAGGAGCTCGGCCTGCCGGAGGTGACCGCGATCGAGCCGCACCAGCGGCAGGATCCGACCTTCGCGCGCACGCAGGGCGAGCTGTGGGGCCGCGACGGATGCCGCGTGCCCATCCCGTGGGAGGCCGACGCGCCCGCCTACGGCTTCAGCGAGTCAGGGGCGAGCTGGCTGCCGCAGCCGCCCGAGTGGGCGGCGCTCGCGCGCGACGCGCAGGCCGGCGTCGCTGGCTCGACGCTCGAGATGTACCGCCGCGCGCTCGCGCTTCGGCGCGAGCTCGGCCTCGGCTCGGGCGAGCTCGAGTGGCTCGACGTCGGACCGACCGCGCTCGCCTTCCGCAACGGCCCGATCACCGTCGTGGCGAACCTCGGCCACGACGCCGTCGACGTGCCCCGCGGCGAGATCCTGCTGACCTCGTCGCCGCTCGACAGCGCGTCGCTCGCGGCCGATGAGGTGGTGTGGGTCAGGACGGCGTAG
- a CDS encoding M23 family metallopeptidase encodes MTHPTRRALRSSAVGVERPDETRPLTRRELRERERTAESIALTASDARAAERVHVVEGSAPLYTSRRALREAATRVARDLPVHMAEAAFTAPVITVDAPSLGGGGESIPGVRPARGFAPRVVREAPTAPPSRPARGARKLAQKISAAGALLFIGSLVVVTSLPAQAVQAPGGIDPEVAQMHNGDAQVLEGVEAETTSYFARDDITVNDQMAAARMTTGERAAFQAVADGEPVGPSYTGNPAQPQVWSMLETSFVQTPFPSMDQVPMSSGFGYRPGGFHGGSDFTPGLGTDIRPIANGVVSAVFHGNNPGGGGYSVFIDHNIDGEFIQSWYGHMLPGSITVEVGQVVDITDVIGQVGNSGRSTGPHLHLELKNSDYISFDPVLWFQTREQNLERAW; translated from the coding sequence GTGACGCACCCCACCCGACGAGCACTCCGCTCGTCTGCTGTGGGCGTCGAGCGACCCGACGAGACCCGTCCGCTCACCCGTCGTGAGCTGCGCGAGCGGGAGCGCACGGCGGAGTCGATCGCGCTGACCGCGAGCGATGCTCGCGCGGCGGAGCGCGTGCACGTCGTCGAGGGATCTGCGCCGCTCTACACGAGCCGTCGAGCGCTGCGCGAGGCCGCCACGCGGGTTGCTCGCGACCTGCCCGTGCACATGGCGGAGGCCGCGTTCACCGCTCCCGTCATCACGGTGGATGCTCCTTCGCTCGGCGGCGGCGGCGAGAGCATCCCGGGCGTGCGCCCGGCGCGCGGCTTCGCGCCCCGCGTCGTCCGCGAGGCGCCGACGGCGCCGCCGTCCCGGCCGGCGCGCGGTGCCCGCAAGCTGGCCCAGAAGATCTCCGCCGCCGGCGCCCTGCTCTTCATCGGCTCGCTCGTCGTCGTCACGTCGCTGCCCGCACAGGCGGTGCAGGCGCCGGGGGGGATCGACCCCGAGGTCGCGCAGATGCACAACGGCGACGCCCAGGTGCTCGAGGGCGTCGAGGCCGAGACCACCTCGTACTTCGCGCGCGACGACATCACGGTCAACGACCAGATGGCTGCGGCGCGCATGACGACCGGCGAGCGCGCCGCGTTCCAGGCGGTCGCCGACGGCGAGCCGGTCGGCCCGTCGTACACCGGCAACCCCGCGCAGCCGCAGGTGTGGAGCATGCTCGAGACGAGCTTCGTCCAGACGCCGTTCCCGAGCATGGACCAGGTGCCCATGTCGAGCGGCTTCGGCTACCGCCCGGGCGGCTTCCACGGCGGCAGCGACTTCACGCCCGGCCTCGGCACCGACATCCGACCCATCGCCAACGGCGTCGTCTCGGCCGTCTTCCACGGCAACAACCCGGGCGGCGGCGGCTACTCCGTCTTCATCGACCACAACATCGACGGCGAGTTCATCCAGTCCTGGTACGGGCACATGCTGCCTGGATCGATCACCGTCGAGGTCGGCCAGGTCGTCGACATCACCGACGTCATCGGCCAGGTCGGCAACTCGGGCCGCTCGACCGGCCCTCACCTGCACCTCGAGTTGAAGAACAGCGACTACATCTCGTTCGACCCGGTGCTGTGGTTCCAGACCCGCGAGCAGAACCTCGAGCGCGCCTGGTAG
- a CDS encoding inositol monophosphatase family protein: MRDLHELLVGIAVEAATLARSRREAGVAIAASKSSLVDIVTEADREVERLVVERIRDARPDDGILGEEGTSIAGTSGLTWVIDPIDGTVNYLYDLAPYAVSIALVEGEPEPTTWRAVSGAVVNASSGSVFDALRGAGARQDGREIRVADAVPAEVALLGTGFGYDAGRRERQAAVVQGMIGGVRDIRRGGSAAYDLASVASGRLNAYYEVGLQPWDHAAGALLVEEAGGVVRGWAGEPASSRFLLAAHPLLADELARMLEPLSPTEV; this comes from the coding sequence ATGCGCGACCTCCACGAGCTCCTCGTCGGCATCGCGGTCGAGGCCGCGACCCTCGCTCGATCGCGTCGCGAGGCCGGCGTGGCGATCGCCGCGAGCAAGTCGAGCCTCGTCGACATCGTCACGGAGGCCGACCGCGAGGTCGAGCGCCTCGTGGTCGAGCGCATCCGCGACGCGCGCCCCGACGACGGCATCCTCGGCGAGGAGGGGACGAGCATCGCGGGCACCTCGGGCCTGACGTGGGTGATCGACCCCATCGACGGCACCGTCAACTACCTCTACGACCTCGCGCCCTACGCCGTGTCGATCGCGCTCGTCGAGGGCGAGCCCGAGCCGACGACCTGGCGGGCGGTCTCGGGCGCCGTCGTCAACGCGTCGAGCGGCAGCGTCTTCGATGCGCTCCGGGGCGCCGGAGCGCGGCAGGACGGCCGCGAGATCCGGGTGGCGGATGCGGTGCCCGCCGAGGTCGCGCTGCTCGGCACGGGCTTCGGGTACGACGCGGGACGCCGCGAGCGGCAGGCCGCCGTGGTGCAGGGCATGATCGGCGGCGTGCGCGACATCCGCCGCGGCGGCAGCGCGGCGTACGACCTCGCGAGCGTCGCGAGCGGCCGGCTCAACGCCTACTACGAGGTGGGGCTGCAGCCGTGGGATCACGCCGCCGGCGCCCTGCTCGTCGAGGAGGCGGGCGGCGTCGTGCGCGGCTGGGCCGGTGAGCCGGCGAGCAGCCGGTTCCTGCTCGCGGCGCACCCGCTGCTCGCCGATGAGCTCGCACGCATGCTCGAACCGCTCTCGCCGACCGAAGTCTGA
- a CDS encoding YajQ family cyclic di-GMP-binding protein — protein MADSSFDVVSKVDKMEAENAVNQARKEVEQRYDFKGVGADVAWSGDKVLLKASSEERVKAVLDVLQSKFIKRGIDLKMLEQGDPYPSGKEFRIEVALKDGISSENAKKVTKLIREEGPKSVKSQIQGDEVRVTSKSRDDLQATIALLKGADLDIDLQFINFR, from the coding sequence ATGGCAGATTCCTCGTTCGATGTGGTCAGCAAGGTCGACAAGATGGAGGCCGAGAACGCCGTCAACCAGGCGCGCAAGGAGGTCGAGCAGCGCTACGACTTCAAGGGCGTCGGCGCCGACGTCGCGTGGAGCGGCGACAAGGTGCTGCTCAAGGCCTCGTCGGAGGAGCGCGTGAAGGCCGTGCTCGACGTGCTGCAGTCCAAGTTCATCAAGCGCGGCATCGACCTCAAGATGCTCGAGCAGGGCGACCCCTACCCCTCGGGCAAGGAGTTCCGCATCGAGGTGGCCCTCAAGGACGGCATCTCGAGCGAGAACGCCAAGAAGGTGACGAAGCTCATCCGCGAGGAGGGGCCGAAGTCGGTCAAGAGCCAGATCCAGGGCGACGAGGTGCGGGTCACCTCCAAGAGCCGCGACGACCTGCAGGCGACGATCGCGCTGCTCAAGGGCGCCGACCTCGACATCGACCTGCAGTTCATCAACTTCCGCTGA
- a CDS encoding phospholipase D-like domain-containing protein has translation MELTLAQALTALYFTVDIALRVVAIVVVPYNRRPAAAIAWLLIIMVQPIVGWIVFSLLGNNRLPAGRRKKMAAIQEVIGETTLDVPDAPPLPGRPDWLTGVIDLNRTLSSMPHVGPSKAIVWGEFDAQLQAMARRIDEAERFVHVEFYLIVASERTEPFFAALERATARGVTVRVLVDHLTSVRYPRRKETVARLEAMGAELQDMLPLRPWRGQWQRPDLRNHRKLVVIDGRLGFTGSLNLIDPSYLWRKNLRRGLQWRDTWVELEGPAVLALDALFWSDWWAETNELVELATEAPESDGDLNASVVPSGPGFEGEINLRVFLELLHAAEQRITIVSPYFVPDDAMRYAITSAALRGIDVELFASEIGDQFWTYHAQRSYYEELLRAGVRITLFAKPTVLHSKFLTIDDRVSIIGSSNIDMRSFGLNFEVSMLVEGASMVTQLEGIADAYRQQSTQLTLDAWMARPRIAQAFDSIARLTSALQ, from the coding sequence GTGGAGCTGACGCTCGCGCAGGCGCTGACCGCGCTGTACTTCACGGTCGACATCGCCCTCCGGGTGGTGGCGATCGTCGTCGTGCCCTACAACCGCCGGCCCGCCGCTGCGATCGCGTGGCTGCTCATCATCATGGTGCAGCCGATCGTCGGATGGATCGTCTTCAGCCTGCTCGGCAACAACCGGCTGCCGGCAGGTCGCCGCAAGAAGATGGCGGCGATCCAGGAGGTCATCGGCGAGACGACGCTCGACGTGCCCGACGCTCCCCCGCTGCCCGGGCGGCCCGATTGGCTCACGGGCGTGATCGACCTCAACCGCACGCTCTCGTCGATGCCGCACGTGGGGCCGTCGAAGGCGATCGTGTGGGGCGAGTTCGACGCGCAGCTCCAGGCGATGGCCCGCCGCATCGACGAGGCCGAGCGCTTCGTGCACGTGGAGTTCTACCTCATCGTCGCCTCCGAGCGCACGGAGCCGTTCTTCGCAGCGCTCGAGCGCGCCACCGCCCGCGGCGTGACGGTGCGCGTGCTCGTCGACCACCTCACGAGCGTGCGCTACCCGCGCCGCAAGGAGACGGTCGCGCGCCTCGAGGCCATGGGCGCCGAGCTGCAGGACATGCTGCCCCTGCGGCCGTGGCGCGGCCAGTGGCAGCGGCCCGACCTGCGCAACCACCGCAAGCTCGTCGTCATCGACGGGCGCCTCGGGTTCACCGGCTCGCTCAACCTCATCGATCCCTCCTACCTGTGGAGGAAGAACCTGCGGCGCGGCCTCCAGTGGCGCGACACGTGGGTCGAGCTCGAGGGCCCCGCCGTCCTCGCCCTCGACGCCCTCTTCTGGTCGGACTGGTGGGCCGAGACCAACGAGCTCGTGGAGCTCGCGACCGAGGCGCCGGAGTCCGACGGCGACCTGAACGCATCCGTCGTGCCGTCCGGCCCCGGCTTCGAGGGCGAGATCAACCTGCGGGTCTTCCTCGAGCTGCTGCACGCGGCCGAGCAGCGCATCACGATCGTGAGCCCCTACTTCGTGCCCGACGACGCGATGCGCTACGCGATCACCTCGGCGGCGCTGCGCGGGATCGACGTCGAGCTCTTCGCGAGCGAGATCGGCGACCAGTTCTGGACCTACCACGCGCAGCGCAGCTACTACGAGGAGCTGCTGCGGGCAGGCGTGAGGATCACGCTCTTCGCGAAGCCCACGGTGCTGCACTCGAAGTTCCTCACGATCGACGACCGCGTCTCGATCATCGGCTCCTCGAACATCGACATGCGCTCGTTCGGCCTCAACTTCGAGGTGTCGATGCTCGTCGAGGGCGCCTCGATGGTCACGCAGCTCGAGGGCATCGCGGATGCGTACCGGCAGCAGTCGACGCAGCTCACGCTCGATGCGTGGATGGCGCGGCCGCGCATCGCGCAGGCGTTCGACTCGATCGCTCGGCTCACCTCGGCGCTGCAGTAG
- a CDS encoding sulfite exporter TauE/SafE family protein encodes MDLDLPGYLLIAAASLGAGAINAAAGGGTLITFPAMLAAGMSPLAANITSSIGLLTGTIGGALSHRAELAGQRRRFLWNMPFALAGGATGAVLLLVTPSDAFTRIVPWLVLLAAALFAVQPLVAKRLGRQPVDEAGTTGRGGWGTRAAFFGIGVYGSYFGAGIGVMMLAMLGLLLHDHLRRHNALKNVMAAVINGTGALILAFSPLVHWGVVAIMLASALVGGLAGGWLARRVPSWLLRLVVIVFALAVGISLLLA; translated from the coding sequence ATGGACCTCGACCTGCCCGGCTACCTCCTCATCGCCGCCGCCTCCCTCGGCGCCGGCGCCATCAACGCGGCCGCGGGCGGCGGCACGCTCATCACCTTCCCCGCGATGCTCGCCGCCGGCATGAGCCCGCTCGCCGCGAACATCACGTCGTCGATCGGCCTCCTCACCGGCACCATCGGCGGCGCGCTGTCGCACCGCGCCGAGCTCGCCGGCCAGCGGCGCCGGTTCCTGTGGAACATGCCGTTCGCCCTCGCCGGCGGCGCGACCGGCGCGGTGCTGCTGCTCGTCACCCCGTCCGACGCGTTCACCCGCATCGTCCCCTGGCTCGTGCTGCTCGCGGCTGCCCTGTTCGCCGTGCAGCCGCTCGTCGCGAAGCGGCTCGGCCGCCAGCCGGTCGACGAAGCTGGCACGACCGGCCGCGGCGGCTGGGGCACGCGCGCGGCGTTCTTCGGCATCGGCGTCTACGGCTCCTACTTCGGCGCCGGCATCGGCGTCATGATGCTCGCGATGCTCGGCCTGCTCCTCCACGACCACCTGCGCCGCCACAACGCGCTCAAGAACGTCATGGCGGCGGTCATCAACGGCACGGGGGCGCTCATCCTCGCCTTCTCGCCGCTCGTGCACTGGGGCGTCGTCGCGATCATGCTCGCGAGCGCGCTCGTCGGTGGCCTCGCGGGCGGCTGGCTCGCGCGCCGGGTGCCGTCGTGGCTGCTGCGGCTCGTCGTGATCGTCTTCGCGCTCGCCGTCGGCATCTCGCTGCTGCTCGCCTGA
- a CDS encoding FAD-dependent oxidoreductase — protein sequence MSAPLRIAVVGAGPAGIYAADILKKSAAEHGREVLIDLFERLPAPYGLVRYGVAPDHPRIKGIIAALREVLESGVVRLFGNVDFGTDITLQDLERLYHGVIFATGATKDAPLDIPGIELEGSYGAADFVSWYDGHPDVPREWPLEAREIAVIGNGNVALDVARMLVKHPADLMPTEVPANVVAGLEASPVTDVHVFGRRGPLGVKFTPLELRELGELRDVDMILHDEDFGIDPDEETLKQNKQILVISRVLDQWRQRPVGEASRRLHLHFWSRPDAVVGEGGKVAALRIERTRPTDAGLEGTGEYREIPVQAVYRAVGYFSSPLPDVPFDERRGVIPNEAGRVMDGMRPLPGVYATGWIKRGPVGLIGHTKSDAKETIEQLLGDEHSWWEPEDYDQAAVPALLAERGVAWTDIAGWIRLDDHEKALGLPHGRERIKVVPRDEMIAISRAE from the coding sequence GTGAGCGCACCGCTCCGCATCGCCGTGGTCGGCGCCGGCCCCGCCGGGATCTACGCCGCCGACATCCTCAAGAAGTCGGCCGCCGAGCACGGCCGCGAGGTGCTCATCGACCTCTTCGAGCGGCTGCCCGCGCCCTACGGCCTCGTGCGCTACGGCGTCGCACCCGACCACCCGCGCATCAAGGGCATCATCGCGGCGCTGCGCGAGGTGCTCGAGTCGGGCGTCGTGCGACTGTTCGGCAACGTCGACTTCGGCACCGACATCACGCTCCAGGACCTCGAGCGGCTCTACCACGGCGTCATCTTCGCCACGGGCGCCACGAAGGACGCGCCGCTCGACATCCCCGGGATCGAGCTCGAGGGCTCCTACGGTGCCGCCGACTTCGTCTCCTGGTACGACGGCCACCCCGACGTGCCGCGCGAGTGGCCGCTCGAGGCCCGCGAGATCGCGGTGATCGGCAACGGCAACGTCGCCCTCGACGTCGCCCGCATGCTCGTCAAGCACCCCGCCGACCTCATGCCCACCGAGGTGCCCGCCAACGTCGTCGCGGGCCTCGAGGCGTCGCCCGTCACCGACGTGCACGTCTTCGGCCGCCGCGGCCCGCTCGGCGTCAAGTTCACGCCGCTCGAGCTGCGCGAGCTCGGCGAGCTGCGCGACGTCGACATGATCCTGCACGACGAGGACTTCGGCATCGACCCCGACGAGGAGACCCTCAAGCAGAACAAGCAGATCCTCGTCATCTCGCGCGTGCTCGACCAGTGGCGGCAGCGCCCGGTCGGCGAGGCGAGCCGCCGCCTGCACCTGCACTTCTGGTCGCGGCCGGATGCGGTGGTGGGCGAGGGCGGCAAGGTCGCGGCCCTGCGCATCGAGCGCACCCGGCCGACGGATGCGGGGCTCGAGGGCACGGGGGAGTACCGGGAGATCCCGGTGCAGGCCGTGTACCGCGCGGTCGGCTACTTCTCGTCGCCGCTGCCCGACGTGCCGTTCGACGAGCGCCGCGGCGTCATCCCGAACGAGGCGGGCCGGGTGATGGACGGCATGCGGCCGCTGCCGGGCGTCTACGCGACCGGCTGGATCAAGCGCGGGCCCGTCGGCCTCATCGGCCACACGAAGTCCGATGCGAAGGAGACGATCGAGCAGCTGCTCGGCGACGAGCACTCGTGGTGGGAGCCCGAGGACTACGACCAGGCCGCCGTGCCGGCGCTCCTCGCCGAGCGGGGCGTCGCGTGGACGGACATCGCGGGCTGGATCCGCCTCGACGACCACGAGAAGGCGCTCGGCCTCCCGCACGGTCGCGAGCGCATCAAGGTCGTGCCCCGCGACGAGATGATCGCCATCTCGCGCGCCGAGTGA
- a CDS encoding polyprenyl synthetase family protein — protein MASIAETFGLRGPRFAAPADKRVVDAVDAGLERLEVLLDEHLHVADPVADAVTRYLNEAGGKRARPLLLLLAAHLGRGIDDEVLSAAEVVEITHLASLYHDDVMDEADTRRGVPAAHVAWSNSIAILAGDLLFARAGSVAAPLGPDVARLQARTFERLCLGQLHETLGVGDADPVEHYLQVLADKTGSLIAAAAELGVMVSGADEAYRAPLRDFGERIGVAFQLVDDVIDLSSDPATGKDQGTDVRAGVETLPVLLLARRDDDASQALRARLATASAPGADEAALAAAVAELAAHPVVDEALAEAERWQRQALEALAPLPQGTVRRGLEAFAEHVVSRTR, from the coding sequence ATGGCCTCCATCGCCGAGACCTTCGGGCTCCGCGGGCCGCGCTTCGCCGCGCCCGCCGACAAGCGCGTCGTCGACGCGGTCGACGCCGGCCTCGAGCGGCTCGAGGTGCTGCTCGACGAGCACCTCCACGTCGCCGACCCGGTGGCGGATGCGGTGACCCGGTACCTCAACGAGGCCGGCGGCAAGCGCGCGCGGCCGCTCCTGCTGCTGCTCGCCGCCCACCTCGGGCGCGGCATCGACGACGAGGTGCTCTCGGCCGCCGAGGTCGTCGAGATCACGCACCTCGCGAGCCTGTACCACGACGACGTCATGGATGAGGCGGACACCCGCCGGGGCGTGCCCGCCGCCCACGTGGCGTGGAGCAACTCGATCGCGATCCTCGCCGGCGACCTGCTGTTCGCCCGCGCGGGCTCGGTCGCCGCGCCGCTCGGCCCCGACGTCGCGCGGCTGCAGGCGCGCACGTTCGAGCGCCTGTGCCTCGGGCAGCTGCACGAGACGCTCGGGGTGGGCGACGCCGACCCGGTCGAGCACTACCTGCAGGTGCTCGCCGACAAGACCGGCTCGCTCATCGCCGCGGCGGCCGAGCTCGGCGTCATGGTGAGCGGCGCCGACGAGGCGTACCGGGCGCCGCTGCGCGACTTCGGCGAGCGCATCGGCGTCGCCTTCCAGCTCGTCGACGACGTCATCGACCTCTCGTCCGACCCGGCCACCGGCAAGGACCAGGGCACGGACGTGCGCGCGGGCGTCGAGACGCTGCCCGTGCTGCTGCTCGCGCGCCGCGACGACGACGCGTCGCAGGCCCTGCGCGCGCGCCTCGCCACCGCATCCGCCCCCGGGGCCGACGAGGCGGCGCTCGCCGCGGCCGTCGCCGAGCTCGCCGCGCACCCGGTCGTCGACGAGGCGCTCGCCGAGGCCGAGCGCTGGCAGCGGCAGGCGCTCGAGGCGCTCGCGCCGCTGCCCCAGGGCACCGTTCGACGCGGGCTCGAGGCCTTCGCCGAGCACGTCGTCTCGCGCACCCGCTGA
- a CDS encoding class I SAM-dependent methyltransferase, whose protein sequence is MEHVNRADMQKDPEEVAGMFDATAKRYDLLNSLLSGGNDKLWRIHMQRAVKPKPGERILDVAAGTGASAAPMAKAGALVTALDISPGMLEEGRRRHPDIEFVHGSAEELPFEEGSFDAVTISFGLRNVQHPRAALDEFFRVLKPGGRLLICEFSQPPVGVVRRGYELYLQTVLPGLARAASSNPDAYRYLVESIRSWPDQQTLSQWIRTAGFTRVAHRNLTMGVVALHRGRKPTETTGAMRIARHAAAEEQGD, encoded by the coding sequence ATGGAGCACGTGAACCGAGCGGACATGCAGAAGGACCCGGAGGAGGTCGCCGGCATGTTCGACGCCACCGCCAAGCGGTACGACCTGCTCAACTCGCTGCTCTCGGGCGGCAACGACAAGCTGTGGCGCATCCACATGCAGCGGGCCGTCAAGCCCAAGCCCGGCGAGCGCATCCTCGACGTCGCCGCCGGCACCGGCGCCTCGGCCGCGCCGATGGCGAAGGCGGGCGCGCTCGTGACCGCGCTCGACATCAGCCCCGGCATGCTCGAGGAGGGCCGCCGCCGCCACCCCGACATCGAGTTCGTGCACGGCTCCGCCGAGGAGCTGCCCTTCGAGGAGGGCTCGTTCGACGCGGTGACCATCTCGTTCGGCCTGCGCAACGTGCAGCACCCGCGCGCGGCGCTCGACGAGTTCTTCCGCGTGCTGAAGCCCGGCGGGCGCCTGCTCATCTGCGAGTTCTCGCAGCCGCCCGTGGGGGTCGTGCGCCGCGGCTACGAGCTCTACCTGCAGACGGTGCTGCCGGGGCTCGCGCGCGCCGCGAGCTCGAACCCCGACGCGTACCGCTACCTCGTCGAGTCGATCCGCTCGTGGCCCGACCAGCAGACGCTCTCGCAGTGGATCCGCACCGCAGGCTTCACGCGCGTCGCGCACCGCAACCTCACGATGGGCGTCGTCGCCCTCCACCGCGGCCGCAAGCCCACCGAGACCACGGGCGCGATGCGCATCGCGCGCCACGCGGCGGCGGAGGAGCAGGGCGACTGA
- a CDS encoding isochorismate synthase: MPSLRVRTERAEPGRLLQHADPRAPLAIRRGADGVVGRGEAMRLEFRGPTRFTDAADAWRQVARDAVVDDAVGVPGTGLIAFGAFAFDDASTATSVLIVPKVVVGRRGDDAWITWIGDEGVLHPTAVEEVRVELTDGAIDPARYRAMVVEATERIRAGEAEKVVVARDRVGRLPQGGDVRSVAVGLVQRYPDAVTYAVDGVIGASPETLIAAHRGHFFSRVLAGTAARGATPALDAEIAEALASGDKDLREHRYAADSALEVLLALAPDARASEPFPLRLPNLWHLATDISGTLGDRSTLDVLALLHPTAAVAGTPRAASLALIRELEGVDRGRYAGPVGWIDGEGGGEWVIALRGAEIAPDGSIRAFAGAGIVAGSDADAELAETAVKLRPITDALADPLPGAGPVS, encoded by the coding sequence ATGCCGAGCCTGCGGGTGCGCACCGAGCGCGCTGAGCCCGGGCGCCTGCTGCAGCACGCCGACCCGCGCGCACCGCTGGCGATCCGGCGCGGCGCCGACGGCGTCGTCGGCCGCGGCGAGGCCATGCGGCTCGAGTTCCGCGGGCCCACCCGCTTCACCGATGCGGCGGATGCGTGGCGGCAGGTCGCGCGGGACGCCGTCGTCGACGACGCGGTCGGCGTGCCCGGCACGGGGCTCATCGCCTTCGGCGCCTTCGCGTTCGACGACGCCTCGACCGCGACGAGCGTGCTCATCGTGCCGAAGGTCGTCGTCGGCCGGCGGGGCGACGACGCGTGGATCACGTGGATCGGCGACGAGGGCGTGCTGCATCCGACCGCGGTCGAGGAGGTGCGCGTCGAGCTCACCGACGGCGCGATCGACCCGGCGCGCTACCGCGCGATGGTCGTCGAGGCGACCGAGCGCATCCGCGCCGGCGAGGCCGAGAAGGTCGTCGTGGCGCGCGACCGCGTGGGCCGGCTGCCGCAGGGCGGCGACGTGCGCTCGGTCGCGGTGGGGCTCGTGCAGCGCTATCCGGATGCGGTGACCTACGCCGTCGACGGCGTCATCGGTGCGAGCCCCGAGACGCTCATCGCGGCGCACCGCGGGCACTTCTTCTCGCGCGTGCTCGCCGGCACGGCCGCTCGCGGCGCGACGCCCGCGCTCGACGCCGAGATCGCCGAAGCGCTCGCCTCGGGCGACAAGGACCTGCGGGAGCACCGCTACGCGGCCGACTCGGCGCTCGAGGTGCTGCTCGCGCTCGCGCCGGATGCGCGCGCGTCGGAGCCGTTCCCGCTGCGGCTGCCCAACCTGTGGCACCTCGCGACCGACATCTCGGGCACCCTCGGCGACCGCTCGACGCTCGACGTGCTCGCGCTGCTGCACCCGACCGCAGCGGTCGCCGGCACGCCGCGCGCCGCGTCGCTCGCGCTCATCCGCGAGCTCGAGGGCGTCGACCGCGGGCGCTACGCGGGGCCGGTCGGCTGGATCGACGGCGAGGGCGGCGGCGAGTGGGTGATCGCGCTGCGGGGCGCCGAGATCGCGCCCGACGGGTCGATCCGGGCGTTCGCGGGGGCGGGGATCGTGGCGGGATCGGATGCGGACGCGGAGCTCGCCGAGACGGCGGTGAAGCTGCGGCCGATCACGGATGCGCTCGCGGACCCGCTGCCGGGGGCCGGCCCGGTCTCCTGA